The genomic segment CGACACCCGCATCGAGAGCGAGGACGGCATCCACGTGATCCGGATGCCCGAGCACTACGGCCCGCTCAGTCCGCTGCTGCACGTCGTGCCGTTGCAGCTGCTGGCGTATCACACGGCGTGTGCGCGGGGGACCGACGTTGACAAGCCCAGGAACCTCGCCAAGAGCGTGACCGTGGAATGACGCTTGGGGTTAGACCCCATCCATTGGCGCGGGAATTGCTCTTATCCTGCGCCCGCCCTCCACTCCGCTCCCCGATGCTCCCCATGACACCCCCGTTGGCGATCGCCGCTGCTCCCGCCGACGGCTTCCGGGGCTAAGGCGCAGGGGATGCGCCGCGCGCTGGACCTCCTGTTCGACGCCGCCGGCGCCATCGGGGCGCTGCTGATCCTCTCGATCTTCCTTCTGATGCTCTACGGGTCGGCCGGCCGGATGGCCGGCCTGCACGTGGGCGGCGTCAACGATGTCGTCGCGTGGTGCACGGCGGCCGCTTCGTTCTTCGCCATGGCCCACGCGTTCAAGCACGGTGATTTCGTGCGCGTCACGCTTTTGCTCGACCGGCTGGACGCGCGCGCACGCAGGCTGCTGGAGACCGTCTCGCTGGCGATCGCGGGCGCGGCCGTGGCGTACCTGGCCTGGTGGGCGATGCGCTTCACCTACGAGAGCTGGCAGTTCAAGGAGATGTCGGGCGGCCTGGTGGTCATCCCGATCTGGATCCCGCAGCTGAGCTTCGTCATCGGCTCGCTGCTGTTCGTGCTGGCGGTGCTGGACGAACTGCTGATCGTGCTGCGCGGAGGCAAACCCACGTACGTGCGGCTGGTCGAGGAGCGCCATGCGCGCGGCGACTATTCGGAAGACGTCTGAGGCTTTCACGACCATGACAGGAACGACCGGACGGAGGAAGCCTTGAGCCTGCTCGCGGTCGGAGGGCTGCTGCTCTTCGTGATGCTGCTGCTGCTGGCCGGCGGCGTGTGGATCGCCATGACGCTGGCCATCTGCGGCTGGATCGGCCAGGCCTTCTTCACCACCACGCAGCCGGGCAAGAACCTGTTCTCCGCCTTCTGGGAGAGCAATGCCAGCTGGGAACTCGCTGCGCTGCCGCTGTTCATCTGGATGGGCGAGATCCTCTTTCGCACGCGGTTGTCGGAGCAGATGTTCACGGGCCTTTCGCCTTGGCTCAATCGCGTGCCCGGCCGGCTGATGCACACGACGATCCTGGGCTGCGGCATCTTCGGCTCGGTGTCCGGGTCTTCGTCCGCCACCTGCGCCACGATTTCCAAGGTCGCGCTGCCCGAGCTGGTGCGGCGCGGCTACGACGAGAAGCTGGCGCTCGGTGCGCTGGCCACCGCCGGCACGCTGGGTATCCTGATCCCGCCCTCGATCACGATGGTCGTCTACGCCGTCGCGGCCGACGCTTCCATCATCCGCATCTTCCTGGCCGGCTTCATCCCCGGTTTCCTGCTGATGGCGCTCTTCTCCGGCTACATCATGTGGTGGAGCCTGCGCCATCCCGAGCGGGTGCCGGCCGGCGAATCGGGCCTGCCGCTGAAGGAAAAGTTGCGGCGCTCCGGCAGCCTGATCCCGTGCGCGCTGCTCATCGTGTTCATCGTGTGGGTGCTGGTCGCGGGCTGGGCCACCGCCACCGAGTGCGCGGCCTACGGCGTCCTGGGTTCGCTGGCCATCGCCTGGATCAGCGGCTCGCTGACCTGGCGCAACTTCTGGGACGGCCTGATGGGCACCACGCGCACCAGCTGCATGATCATGTTCATCCTGGCAGGCGCGGCGTTCCTCACCAAGACGATGGCGTTCACGGGCATCCCGCGGGAACTTGCGGAGTGGGTCGCCGGCATGGACCTTTCGCCCGTCGCGTTGATCGCCATCCTCTCGCTGGTCTACCTGGTGCTCGGCACGGCGCTCGATGGCATCAGCATGATCGTGCTCACGTCGGCCGTCGTGCTGCCCATGATCCAGAAGGCCGGCTTCGACCTGATCTGGTTCGGCATCTTCATCGTGCTGCTGGTCGAGATCGCGGAGGTCACGCCGCCGGTCGGGTTCAATCTTTTTGTGCTGCAGAACATGACCGGCCGCGACAGCAACCTGATCGCCCGCGCCGCGCTGCCTTTCTTCGGCTGCCTGCTGGTCTGCATCGCGCTGATCACGCTGTTCCCGCAGATCGTCACCTGGCTGCCCGATGCGCTGATGGGCAAACCGCGCGCGTAAGCGCGAGCTCAGCAGACGCGCGGCTCGCCGCCTCCCCGGCGCAACCCACATTGACAAGGCTGGGGCGCGGTGAAGAATGGGTTGACCATGGGTGATGTCACCGCCGCCGCGATGTCCGGGGCCGACCGCGCCGAAGCGGCGCGCTATGCACTACTGCGGCGGCTCGCGCCCTCGATCCGGCACAACCTCGTTATCAACCTGCAGCCGATCGGCATGATCTACGAGGTGCTCGATCGACGCCTGCGGTCGCCCGGACCGGACATCGCACAGGTGCATGAAAGCGCCCGCAAGATCAACAACTTCGCCCGCGCGGCGCTCGAGTGCTGCCTGAATGTGGTCACCTGGCTTTCGCCGGAAGAAGGGGTGTTGACCAATGCGGTGGACGGCACGCGCGAGTGCACCTCGCTGGTGGCGACGACGCTCAGTTTCCGCGGCTACAGCCTGCGCAACAACGCGACGCACGTTCCCGGCGACGTCCGGCTCTCCGCGATGCGCAACGTGCTCACGGCCGCGCTCCTGCAGGCCACGGACGAACGGCCGCCGCCGGCCGAACTCGAAGTGACCACGGCGCGCAGCGATGGCGGGCTGCAGGTCCGCCTGCAGCTGCGCAGCGCGGAAGGCGAGGCCGGCACCGACGCAGTGCGGTGCTACCGGTCGCTTGTCTGGGCCGACGTGGAGGCGCTGGCTGCGGCCGAAGACACGCAGGTGTCGCGCCCTGCTGCCGGCGAGATCGTGATCACCTTCCCGTGGGCGCGTGCGGCGGCGGCGTAACGCCTGCGCCCTCGTCCAGCGTGCGCAGCACGGCCACCATCTCCTGCGCGATCTCGCGCGCCAGGTAACCGACAGGTCCGAGGCGGTCGGCCAGCCGCTCGCCGGCCTGCGCATGCACCACCACGCCCCAGGCGCAGGCCTGCTCCAGCGGCGCGCCGCGTGCGGCCAATCCGCCGATCGCGCCGGCCAGCGTGTCGCCCGAACCGGAGGTGGCCAGGCCGCAGTTGCCGCCTTCGTGCAGCCAGGTGCGGCCATCCGGGGCGGCGATCGCCGTCGTCGGGCCCTTCACCGCCACCACCGCGTTCCAGCTGCGCGCGGCACGCACGGCGGCCGCGACTGGGTCGGCCAGCACCTCGTCCTTGTCCGCTTTCGTCAGATGCGCCATCTCGCCTGCGTGCGGCGTCAGCAGCACGGGCTGCGGAAAGCGGCCGATCGCGCTGACGCAATCCATCGCCAGCGCGTCGAGCACCACGGCCCGGTCGCGCAGCATCGGCATCAGCCGCTGCATGAAGGCGCAGGTCGCGTCGGCATCCATCAGGCCGGGCCCGATCACCACCGCATGAGCCGCCACGATGCATTGCTCCAGCAGCTGGGCGCCGCCCGCTTCGAATCCGCCGCCCGGCGTCTCGGGCAACGCGATCACGCGTGCCTCGGGCACGGCGAAAGCCATCTGCGCCGCGACCGAGCGGCCGGTGGCGATCACGAGCTTCCCTGCGCCCACGCGCAGGGCCGCGGTGGCCGCGAGCACCGCCGCGCCCGGGATCTCGCGGCTTCCCGCGACCACCACGATGCGGCCGCGTTCTTCCTTGTCCGCCTCTTCGGACAGCGGCGGCAGCGGCCAGCGGCGCAGCGCCTGCGGGTCGATGCGTTGCGGGCGGTTGTCGGCGTCCATGTCAGGGCTTGGGCGCGGCGAGCGCATCGGGCTCCACGGTCACCGGCGCGCCGGCCTCGCGCAGCGGCGCCACGAAGTTGGCGAGGTCCAGCACGAGCGAATCGGTAGAGGGGTCGTGTTCATAGGAGGTCACGCCGCAGTTGGGCACGTCGGCCTGGCGGTCCAGGTCGAGCACCTCGTGCTCTTCCAGGCATTCGATCAGGTAGCGCATGCAGTTGACGATCACCTGGTGGGCCACCACGAGCACGCGCTGGCCGCAGTGCTCGCGCGTCATCATCTCCAGCACGCTGCGCAGGCGCAGGATCACGTCGCACCAGCTCTCGCCCCCGGGCGGGCGGAAGTAGAACTTGCCGACGTGCCGGCGCTGCGCGGACAGCTCGGGGTACTTCTCCCGGATGCCCAGCACCGTGAGGCGGTCCAGGATGCCGAACTCCTTCTCGCGCAGGCGCTCGTCGATGCGCACCCGCACCTTCCGCGGGTCGAGCCCGGCCGATTCCATCAGCAGGCGCGTGGTCTCGCGCGCGCGGACGTACGGCGATGTGAGCACCACTTCCGGCCTGCGGTCGGGGGGCAGTTCGCCGAACCAGTGGCCCAGCGCGACCGACTGCTCGCGCCCGAGCGGCGACAGAGGCACGTCGATGTCGCGCTCGGCGATGTCGATCATCGCAAGGCCCGACGCCTCGGCCGCGTCGCGCGCGACAT from the Ramlibacter henchirensis genome contains:
- a CDS encoding histidine phosphatase family protein, which produces MSQPWPRTLWIVRHGQSAGNVARDAAEASGLAMIDIAERDIDVPLSPLGREQSVALGHWFGELPPDRRPEVVLTSPYVRARETTRLLMESAGLDPRKVRVRIDERLREKEFGILDRLTVLGIREKYPELSAQRRHVGKFYFRPPGGESWCDVILRLRSVLEMMTREHCGQRVLVVAHQVIVNCMRYLIECLEEHEVLDLDRQADVPNCGVTSYEHDPSTDSLVLDLANFVAPLREAGAPVTVEPDALAAPKP
- a CDS encoding TRAP transporter large permease, yielding MSLLAVGGLLLFVMLLLLAGGVWIAMTLAICGWIGQAFFTTTQPGKNLFSAFWESNASWELAALPLFIWMGEILFRTRLSEQMFTGLSPWLNRVPGRLMHTTILGCGIFGSVSGSSSATCATISKVALPELVRRGYDEKLALGALATAGTLGILIPPSITMVVYAVAADASIIRIFLAGFIPGFLLMALFSGYIMWWSLRHPERVPAGESGLPLKEKLRRSGSLIPCALLIVFIVWVLVAGWATATECAAYGVLGSLAIAWISGSLTWRNFWDGLMGTTRTSCMIMFILAGAAFLTKTMAFTGIPRELAEWVAGMDLSPVALIAILSLVYLVLGTALDGISMIVLTSAVVLPMIQKAGFDLIWFGIFIVLLVEIAEVTPPVGFNLFVLQNMTGRDSNLIARAALPFFGCLLVCIALITLFPQIVTWLPDALMGKPRA
- a CDS encoding TRAP transporter small permease — translated: MRRALDLLFDAAGAIGALLILSIFLLMLYGSAGRMAGLHVGGVNDVVAWCTAAASFFAMAHAFKHGDFVRVTLLLDRLDARARRLLETVSLAIAGAAVAYLAWWAMRFTYESWQFKEMSGGLVVIPIWIPQLSFVIGSLLFVLAVLDELLIVLRGGKPTYVRLVEERHARGDYSEDV
- a CDS encoding NAD(P)H-hydrate dehydratase, which translates into the protein MDADNRPQRIDPQALRRWPLPPLSEEADKEERGRIVVVAGSREIPGAAVLAATAALRVGAGKLVIATGRSVAAQMAFAVPEARVIALPETPGGGFEAGGAQLLEQCIVAAHAVVIGPGLMDADATCAFMQRLMPMLRDRAVVLDALAMDCVSAIGRFPQPVLLTPHAGEMAHLTKADKDEVLADPVAAAVRAARSWNAVVAVKGPTTAIAAPDGRTWLHEGGNCGLATSGSGDTLAGAIGGLAARGAPLEQACAWGVVVHAQAGERLADRLGPVGYLAREIAQEMVAVLRTLDEGAGVTPPPHAPTGR